A single window of Caldicellulosiruptor bescii DSM 6725 DNA harbors:
- a CDS encoding chemotaxis protein CheW has translation MSKIGTLDLNVIVFQIGKQNFAFSLDNVKEIIKVPSITPVPLTKSHVAGLINLRGDVIPVLNLREKYRIESYIKSEDARIIIIEKNNVKIGMLVDKVLNISSIDQSQVNECKVTTLEEVKAVIKQKEEDKLITFIDTDKILEENLELSVFQKINIESSISETDETEQKVLKQERYILVQIDGQNYALNIANIQEIIRFSDFSTVPSESDDVLGIINLRNEIIPIINIQKLLKAESKEIDDETKIIIAYNSGFKFGFIVDKILSVISVNEYEIKPLPTIANYKDIFTGTIKSDERMFIILSINKIFEKVSSAIYEEIKNQGEEALEMLKTSDEKQVVLFEINNQKFAIDIQKVKEINRIPSIVKVPNEKVYLKGIANLRGDIIAIIDLGILLYGGETQINDSSRVIIVELRGERFGILAKKVLSVSKVSAENIIEVDNSIENDQMKEKLSNLDIKYIKAIIKHNDDLIIQIDPEIILDE, from the coding sequence ATGAGCAAGATAGGAACACTTGACTTAAATGTAATTGTATTTCAGATAGGTAAGCAGAACTTTGCTTTTAGCCTTGACAATGTAAAGGAGATTATAAAGGTTCCATCTATCACTCCAGTTCCACTTACAAAAAGCCATGTTGCAGGACTTATAAATTTAAGAGGTGATGTTATTCCTGTTTTAAATTTAAGAGAAAAGTACAGAATAGAAAGTTACATTAAAAGTGAAGATGCAAGAATAATTATCATAGAAAAGAATAACGTAAAAATTGGTATGCTTGTTGACAAGGTTTTGAATATAAGCAGCATTGATCAATCGCAGGTAAACGAGTGTAAAGTTACAACACTTGAAGAGGTAAAGGCTGTTATTAAGCAGAAAGAAGAAGATAAGTTAATTACGTTCATTGACACTGATAAAATTCTTGAAGAGAACCTTGAACTTTCAGTTTTTCAGAAGATTAACATAGAATCGAGCATTTCAGAGACAGACGAGACTGAACAAAAAGTGTTAAAACAGGAAAGGTATATTTTAGTCCAGATTGATGGTCAAAACTATGCACTTAATATTGCCAATATTCAAGAAATAATACGATTTTCTGATTTTTCAACAGTTCCATCTGAGAGTGATGATGTTCTGGGTATTATAAATTTAAGAAACGAAATAATTCCTATTATTAACATTCAAAAACTTCTTAAAGCAGAAAGCAAAGAAATAGATGATGAAACAAAGATTATTATAGCATATAATTCAGGGTTTAAATTTGGATTTATAGTTGACAAAATTTTGTCTGTAATTTCAGTTAACGAATATGAAATAAAACCACTTCCAACAATTGCAAACTATAAAGATATTTTTACTGGAACAATTAAATCTGATGAAAGAATGTTTATTATTTTGAGTATAAACAAAATTTTTGAAAAAGTTAGCAGTGCTATTTATGAAGAGATTAAAAATCAGGGAGAAGAGGCTTTGGAAATGTTGAAGACCAGTGATGAAAAACAGGTTGTGCTGTTTGAAATAAATAATCAGAAGTTTGCAATAGACATTCAGAAGGTAAAAGAAATAAATCGAATACCAAGTATTGTTAAAGTGCCAAACGAAAAAGTGTATTTAAAAGGAATTGCAAATTTGCGCGGAGACATTATAGCTATTATTGACCTTGGCATACTTTTATACGGTGGAGAGACACAAATTAATGATTCATCCAGAGTAATAATTGTCGAGTTAAGAGGGGAAAGATTTGGAATTCTGGCAAAGAAGGTATTGAGTGTTTCAAAGGTTTCTGCAGAAAATATTATTGAAGTTGATAACTCTATTGAAAATGATCAAATGAAAGAAAAACTAAGCAACTTGGATATAAAATATATAAAAGCTATAATAAAACATAACGATGATTTAATTATCCAAATTGACCCTGAGATAATTCTTGATGAATAA
- a CDS encoding methyl-accepting chemotaxis protein, translated as MEKKLLKNDIATTKKVESKKQAEEKAKTKVLLRQQQLSERLAAAAAQLMAGIEQSTAAVEELNKNVEQLAAAAEETAAAVEESKTATDEIKKSANTAFQNAIDLVDRAKTLNISVMDTTRKIQEIIEEVKLSAYKKLQASEFMKQLNESAKDINDIVISVGKIADQINLLALNAAIEAARAGEYGRGFAVVADEIRNLAEVVEKLTDSVRKNVNKINEEIQNIDNEIKESVEYENSKAATGEEILTKLLETTKIFEKVLTNANEIQKSSQKTSNSMDEFLKLMTNIASASEQIGAAIEEISQTVNEQVKAYKIASEKAEDLNQLAEEMRVSTAVEKDATKISASSDELSSAVEEISQSLSQIAEAFSQVESGSKIQVENANLARNNINEIVVESRKNKDLSNELNDIINTFNDQMGEVIEKTVGLISELSNVLESNNKVLKFIESLDNYIADLEKLIEQISLVTVQTNMLSVNGSIEAARAGEYGRGFSVVANDVRNLAYESSENAQKMKDIVKSTQRKVLRFTSDIENLTLSTSNMVERSKRDIGVLDQTMGMIKDMKQATNSINMEILQIQSALEQLTKGIENISAAAQENLASLEEATRAVNEQRLGADELLSAIQDVASLAEEILAM; from the coding sequence ATGGAAAAGAAGCTTTTGAAGAATGATATTGCTACAACAAAGAAGGTTGAAAGCAAAAAACAAGCAGAGGAAAAGGCAAAAACAAAAGTACTTCTTCGTCAGCAACAGCTTTCAGAAAGGCTTGCTGCTGCAGCAGCTCAGCTTATGGCGGGGATTGAACAGTCAACTGCAGCTGTTGAAGAACTGAACAAAAATGTTGAGCAGCTTGCGGCTGCTGCAGAAGAGACAGCGGCTGCTGTTGAAGAATCAAAAACTGCAACAGATGAGATTAAAAAATCTGCAAACACAGCATTTCAAAATGCAATTGACCTTGTCGACAGGGCAAAGACGTTAAACATATCTGTTATGGACACAACTCGAAAAATTCAGGAAATTATTGAAGAAGTAAAGCTTTCTGCTTACAAAAAACTTCAGGCGAGCGAGTTTATGAAACAGCTGAACGAGTCTGCAAAGGATATAAATGATATTGTGATTTCGGTTGGAAAGATTGCTGACCAGATTAATCTGTTAGCGCTAAATGCTGCAATTGAAGCTGCAAGAGCTGGTGAGTATGGAAGAGGTTTTGCTGTTGTTGCTGATGAAATAAGAAATTTAGCTGAGGTTGTTGAAAAACTTACAGATTCAGTGAGAAAAAATGTCAATAAGATTAATGAAGAAATTCAGAATATAGATAATGAGATAAAAGAGTCTGTTGAATATGAAAATTCAAAAGCAGCAACAGGCGAGGAAATTCTCACAAAACTTTTGGAAACTACAAAGATTTTCGAAAAGGTTTTAACAAATGCGAATGAAATACAAAAATCTTCACAGAAAACTTCTAACTCTATGGATGAGTTTTTAAAACTTATGACAAATATTGCTTCAGCATCAGAACAAATAGGAGCTGCAATTGAAGAGATAAGCCAGACAGTAAATGAACAGGTGAAAGCATACAAGATTGCAAGTGAAAAAGCAGAAGATTTGAATCAGCTGGCAGAAGAGATGAGAGTTTCAACTGCTGTAGAAAAAGATGCAACAAAAATTTCAGCATCATCTGATGAGCTTTCCTCTGCTGTTGAAGAAATTTCTCAGTCTTTGAGCCAGATAGCCGAGGCATTTTCTCAGGTTGAGAGTGGTTCAAAAATTCAGGTTGAAAACGCTAACCTTGCAAGGAACAACATAAATGAAATAGTAGTAGAATCAAGAAAGAATAAAGACCTTTCAAATGAGTTAAATGATATAATCAATACATTTAATGACCAGATGGGTGAGGTAATTGAAAAAACTGTAGGTCTTATATCAGAGCTGTCAAATGTTTTAGAATCAAATAACAAGGTTTTGAAGTTTATTGAAAGTTTGGATAACTATATTGCTGATTTAGAAAAACTTATTGAGCAAATTTCTTTGGTAACTGTTCAGACAAATATGCTTTCTGTAAATGGATCAATTGAGGCAGCAAGAGCTGGAGAATATGGAAGAGGATTTTCTGTTGTTGCTAATGATGTGAGAAACTTAGCTTATGAATCTTCTGAAAATGCTCAAAAGATGAAAGATATAGTAAAAAGCACTCAAAGGAAGGTTTTAAGATTTACAAGCGATATAGAAAATTTAACTCTTTCGACATCAAATATGGTTGAAAGATCAAAACGAGACATAGGAGTTTTAGACCAAACAATGGGCATGATAAAGGACATGAAACAAGCAACAAATTCTATAAACATGGAGATACTGCAGATTCAATCTGCTTTAGAGCAGCTTACAAAAGGAATAGAGAATATTTCAGCAGCAGCACAAGAAAACCTTGCATCACTTGAAGAAGCAACAAGAGCTGTAAATGAACAAAGACTTGGTGCTGATGAACTACTTTCGGCTATACAGGATGTTGCAAGCTTGGCTGAAGAAATTTTAGCCATGTAG
- a CDS encoding putative bifunctional diguanylate cyclase/phosphodiesterase codes for MSESSNDFWVNNFKNIIEGNYERLVQLIKSERGFWLYDIEKKGVYISNGFEYISIQINGSINFIQDVMTESEFEHLKKLVRDSIEKGQNGFSGRIKLKDGRWIFVCATILYSEQEPLKIVGTFEDVTPHVSCDLRLSRYIELIAYYDEITGLPNRNFLNEVLREKIDKSKKDNSGFWVIFIEVSNFGYINELFGHSVGDEFLKAVTFEIKKFLPRDWTFCRFGGDEFVVLTSNIQRTSVAMVVENLIERFSRPWNVMGKWLYANINVGISGYPQDGEFADTLLKNAEIALTAAKKHGRDFGKSQYEFYKISMEEEILRRVEIESEISRGIQERQFFLVYQPKVSYDGRTVVGFESLLRWNSQKGILTPDKFIQIAEESGLVYDLNRLVLDIVCKDIKYIKQKTSKTIPVAVNLSGKEFAMYNMIGVLNERLKAHSLLPEDIEIEVTERVILNNVELTKQILNSLHEKGIKISIDDFGTGYSSFELLLQLPIYALKIDKKFINKIHLFGNEYIIVKNIIYMAKEMNLKTIAEGVENKEQYDILRELGCDQFQGYYFSKPVSIEEVVVSNNDN; via the coding sequence ATGAGTGAATCTTCTAATGATTTTTGGGTTAATAATTTTAAAAACATAATAGAAGGTAATTATGAAAGATTAGTACAACTAATTAAATCAGAAAGAGGATTTTGGCTCTATGATATAGAAAAAAAAGGAGTTTACATTTCAAACGGCTTTGAATACATTTCTATCCAAATAAATGGTAGCATTAATTTTATCCAAGATGTAATGACTGAAAGTGAGTTTGAACATCTTAAAAAGCTTGTAAGAGACAGCATAGAAAAAGGGCAAAATGGTTTTTCGGGAAGAATAAAACTGAAGGATGGTAGATGGATTTTTGTATGTGCTACTATTTTGTATAGTGAACAGGAGCCTTTAAAGATAGTTGGGACATTTGAGGATGTAACTCCACATGTTTCGTGTGATTTGAGATTAAGTAGATATATTGAACTTATAGCATATTATGATGAAATAACCGGTCTTCCTAACAGGAACTTTTTGAATGAAGTCTTGAGAGAAAAAATTGATAAGAGCAAAAAAGATAATTCTGGCTTTTGGGTAATATTTATAGAGGTAAGTAACTTTGGGTATATAAATGAGCTATTTGGTCATTCAGTAGGGGACGAGTTTTTAAAAGCTGTAACATTTGAGATAAAAAAGTTTTTGCCAAGGGATTGGACATTTTGCAGATTTGGTGGAGATGAATTTGTTGTTTTGACATCAAACATACAGAGAACTTCTGTTGCAATGGTAGTTGAAAACCTCATAGAAAGATTTTCAAGACCATGGAATGTGATGGGAAAGTGGTTATATGCAAACATAAACGTTGGGATTTCAGGGTATCCGCAGGATGGAGAGTTTGCTGATACGCTTTTAAAAAATGCAGAGATTGCTCTGACCGCAGCTAAAAAACATGGAAGAGATTTTGGAAAGAGCCAATATGAATTTTATAAAATCTCAATGGAAGAAGAGATTTTGAGAAGAGTTGAGATTGAGTCAGAAATTTCAAGAGGAATTCAGGAAAGACAGTTCTTTTTGGTTTATCAGCCGAAGGTATCTTATGATGGTAGAACGGTAGTCGGGTTTGAATCACTTCTTAGGTGGAACTCCCAAAAAGGAATTTTAACTCCGGACAAATTTATTCAAATTGCAGAAGAGAGCGGGCTTGTGTATGATTTGAACAGGCTTGTGCTTGATATTGTTTGTAAAGATATAAAGTACATTAAGCAAAAAACTTCAAAAACTATTCCTGTTGCTGTAAATTTGTCTGGTAAGGAATTTGCAATGTACAATATGATTGGAGTTTTAAATGAACGTCTAAAAGCACATAGTCTTCTACCTGAAGATATTGAGATTGAAGTTACAGAAAGGGTAATATTAAACAATGTGGAATTAACAAAACAAATTTTAAATAGCTTACATGAGAAAGGTATAAAAATATCTATAGATGACTTTGGCACAGGATATTCTTCATTTGAACTTCTTCTGCAGCTTCCAATTTATGCTCTTAAAATTGACAAGAAATTTATTAATAAAATACACTTATTTGGCAATGAATATATAATTGTAAAGAATATAATTTACATGGCAAAGGAAATGAATTTAAAGACAATTGCAGAGGGTGTTGAAAATAAAGAACAATATGATATATTGCGAGAGCTTGGTTGTGACCAATTTCAGGGTTATTATTTTTCAAAACCTGTAAGTATAGAAGAGGTTGTAGTTAGCAATAATGATAACTAA
- a CDS encoding UPF0236 family transposase-like protein, with protein sequence MYEMNEKEAVILERFINLLKEAPQMLERQKDLDKFAEEVSKILYSLLIEIIVYSIEKLDDKIKESEDVKENWKNIKRDYRTILMPHAVVVYKRRYYQHKQTGEYAYLVDKFLGIDSYQRLSQHYEEKIKSLFRVHKSFAGVLKELAKASSSTEISAQTIRNKVFKDKKKEEKKQN encoded by the coding sequence ATGTATGAAATGAACGAAAAAGAGGCAGTTATTCTGGAAAGATTCATAAACTTGCTCAAAGAGGCACCTCAGATGCTTGAAAGGCAAAAAGACTTAGATAAGTTTGCCGAAGAGGTAAGTAAAATTCTCTATAGTCTATTGATTGAAATCATTGTTTATTCAATTGAAAAACTTGATGACAAAATCAAGGAGTCTGAAGATGTCAAAGAAAATTGGAAAAATATAAAAAGAGATTATAGAACTATCCTCATGCCTCATGCAGTTGTGGTTTACAAAAGACGATACTATCAGCACAAACAAACCGGTGAGTATGCATACCTCGTAGACAAATTTTTAGGAATTGATAGTTATCAGCGTCTCAGCCAGCATTATGAAGAAAAAATAAAAAGTCTTTTTAGAGTCCACAAATCCTTTGCTGGCGTTTTAAAAGAACTTGCTAAAGCCTCAAGCTCTACCGAAATAAGTGCACAAACCATTAGAAATAAAGTTTTTAAAGATAAAAAGAAAGAAGAAAAAAAACAAAACTAA
- a CDS encoding DUF2092 domain-containing protein — MKRLSRLISSLLVVLILLSMSVSYILGASNQQSQTSLLEKSFKAELAKILNPDSPLSCDIISSSSGQKSLGYGLNLAINDMKTYKIAFDRKNKKLYVQTKKDNVNQAVFINGQNVYTLDPKDNKYTLSNIPANLWMSIIMIDSTLSQPVNKLYQNILNYLGSQSSSIVKSAVKTTTSVGSKNITCWQLSANLPSKILEPAFKEFLFTSSKSVISQLELMFDIYLKSLTDDEKKALTSLNIDVNKISSADISKQLETNLSKIIASLKLDDYKIIFYIDEKTGKIVKLIIKNLPSTGSGILSRVEISNIQTGNDVKFPQIPQNIIKTQSNQVDIVGILKLIENFVSKMQQIK, encoded by the coding sequence ATGAAAAGATTATCAAGACTTATATCAAGCTTATTAGTTGTTTTAATTTTACTTTCTATGTCTGTATCCTACATTTTAGGTGCATCAAATCAGCAATCACAGACATCTTTACTTGAAAAAAGTTTCAAAGCAGAGCTTGCAAAAATACTAAACCCTGACTCGCCTCTTTCTTGTGACATAATTTCTTCATCATCCGGGCAAAAGTCACTTGGTTATGGTCTGAATCTTGCCATTAACGATATGAAAACATACAAAATAGCTTTTGATAGAAAAAATAAAAAACTTTATGTGCAGACTAAAAAAGACAATGTAAATCAAGCTGTTTTTATAAACGGGCAAAATGTTTATACGCTTGACCCAAAAGATAATAAATATACTCTTTCAAACATACCAGCAAATTTATGGATGAGCATAATTATGATTGACAGTACACTTTCTCAACCTGTGAATAAGCTATATCAGAACATTTTAAACTATCTTGGTTCTCAGTCATCTTCAATTGTAAAAAGCGCAGTAAAGACAACAACATCTGTAGGTTCAAAAAATATAACCTGCTGGCAGCTTAGCGCTAACCTGCCAAGCAAGATATTAGAGCCTGCATTTAAAGAATTTTTATTTACATCTTCAAAATCTGTTATTTCTCAGCTTGAACTTATGTTTGACATCTATTTAAAGTCATTGACTGATGATGAGAAAAAGGCTTTAACTTCACTGAACATTGATGTCAATAAAATATCATCTGCTGATATATCCAAACAGCTTGAAACTAATTTGTCTAAGATTATCGCTTCATTAAAATTAGATGACTATAAGATTATTTTCTATATTGACGAAAAGACAGGCAAAATTGTTAAATTAATAATAAAAAATCTGCCTTCAACCGGTAGCGGCATTCTGTCAAGAGTGGAGATTTCAAATATTCAAACAGGAAACGATGTAAAGTTCCCTCAAATTCCTCAGAACATAATAAAAACTCAGTCAAACCAAGTAGATATAGTTGGTATTTTAAAACTGATTGAAAATTTTGTTTCAAAAATGCAGCAAATTAAATAA
- a CDS encoding polysaccharide deacetylase family protein — protein MKVRFVSAFFAVILIYTLISSDLVFAQPQQIKIPVLVYHYFAKDQKEAQDYNSSTVVDIQNFEGQMEYLYKNNFKILTMEELYKFLKGEYTPPKKSVVITMDDGYKNNITLAYPILKKYRFRACIFVIGKFLISKNFSNEFEYLSFEDTLKYTDVFEFGSHTYDMHRLLNGMPILLQANMLDIIFDFVNNQMLINSPYFAYPFGAYDERVIEVLRSFNYKLAFTTKKGYVTSSTDPYEVPRFTISQKTTFDQFVKIVNGEYPDIYVHNPSHKTSKEKQSVKTLTEKKTKQNLLQKRG, from the coding sequence ATGAAAGTTAGATTTGTCTCAGCATTTTTTGCAGTAATATTAATTTATACACTTATTTCTTCTGATTTAGTTTTCGCACAACCTCAGCAAATAAAGATACCAGTACTTGTATACCACTATTTTGCAAAGGACCAAAAAGAAGCTCAAGATTATAATTCTTCAACAGTTGTAGATATTCAAAATTTTGAAGGACAAATGGAATATTTGTATAAAAATAATTTTAAAATACTGACAATGGAGGAATTATACAAATTCTTGAAAGGCGAGTATACTCCCCCTAAAAAATCAGTTGTGATTACAATGGATGATGGTTACAAAAACAATATTACCTTAGCATATCCTATCTTAAAAAAATATAGGTTTAGAGCATGTATATTTGTAATTGGAAAATTTTTAATATCTAAAAATTTCTCAAATGAATTTGAGTATCTTTCATTTGAAGACACTCTTAAATATACGGACGTCTTTGAGTTTGGTTCCCACACATATGATATGCATAGGCTGCTAAATGGAATGCCTATTCTCCTTCAGGCTAACATGCTGGACATCATTTTTGATTTTGTAAACAATCAAATGCTTATAAATTCTCCTTATTTTGCTTATCCGTTTGGCGCATATGACGAAAGAGTAATAGAAGTTTTAAGGTCTTTTAACTACAAATTAGCTTTTACTACTAAAAAAGGATATGTAACATCTTCTACTGACCCGTATGAGGTACCGCGGTTTACTATCTCACAGAAAACTACTTTTGACCAGTTTGTAAAAATTGTAAATGGTGAATATCCTGATATCTATGTTCACAATCCCAGTCACAAAACTTCCAAGGAAAAACAGTCTGTTAAAACATTGACCGAAAAGAAGACAAAACAAAACTTATTGCAAAAAAGAGGCTAA
- a CDS encoding glycoside hydrolase family 127 protein, whose translation MSDKDFLVYLDSPRIKDISITEPFWGKYVDLIKDVVVPYQWEILNDNVDIPVKSHAIKNFKIAAGLEEGEFEGFVFQDSDVAKWLEAASYILEKYPNPDLEKKVDEVIDIIEKAQWEDGYLNTYFTIKEKGKRWTNLEECHELYTAGHMIEAGVAHFLATGKTSLLEIIKKLADHVYSIFGKEEGKIPGYDGHPEIELALVKLYEVTGDRKYLELAKFFIDERGQEPYYFDIEWEKRGRKEHWQGFKRLGREYLQVYRPVRQQKEAVGHAVRAVYLYSGMADVAAYTQDKELFDVCKTLFDDIVKRKMYITGAIGSSAHGEAFTFEYDLPNDTAYAETCASVGLIFFAHRLNKIEPHAKYYDVVERALYNTVIGSMSQDGKKYFYVNPLEVYPKEVEKRFDRHHVKPERQPWFGCACCPPNVARLLASLGRYVYSYNHDGIYVNLYIGSSVQVEVGGIKVLLQQVSSYPFEDMVKIDLKPSKEARFKLYLRIPGWCESYEVYVNGKKEEPEEPPSGYVCIERLWKENDQVVLKIPTEVKMVSSHPQVRSNVGKVAVVKGPVVFCAEEADNGKNLHLLFVDVNSKCKLEFDSNILGGLYTVEVDGFRMAEDDFGEELYKSHRPKFVPVRIKLIPYYAWANRGVGEMKVWLFGK comes from the coding sequence ATGAGTGATAAAGATTTTTTAGTATATTTGGATTCTCCCAGAATAAAAGATATTTCAATCACAGAACCTTTTTGGGGAAAATATGTAGACCTTATAAAAGATGTTGTAGTTCCATATCAATGGGAGATACTCAATGATAATGTTGATATTCCCGTCAAAAGCCATGCAATAAAGAATTTCAAGATAGCAGCAGGACTTGAGGAAGGCGAATTTGAAGGGTTTGTTTTTCAAGATAGCGATGTTGCAAAGTGGTTAGAAGCAGCATCATATATTCTTGAAAAGTATCCAAATCCTGATTTGGAGAAAAAGGTTGATGAGGTCATTGATATAATTGAAAAGGCTCAATGGGAAGATGGGTATTTGAATACATATTTTACCATCAAAGAAAAGGGTAAAAGGTGGACCAATTTAGAAGAGTGTCATGAGCTTTACACTGCAGGGCACATGATAGAAGCTGGTGTTGCGCATTTTCTGGCAACTGGAAAAACAAGTCTTTTGGAGATTATAAAAAAGCTTGCAGACCACGTATACAGCATTTTTGGCAAAGAAGAAGGTAAAATCCCTGGGTATGATGGTCATCCGGAAATTGAACTTGCGCTTGTAAAGCTCTATGAAGTGACAGGGGACAGAAAATATTTAGAGCTTGCGAAGTTTTTTATTGATGAAAGAGGTCAAGAGCCGTATTACTTTGACATCGAATGGGAGAAAAGAGGTAGAAAAGAGCACTGGCAAGGATTCAAAAGGCTTGGCAGAGAGTATTTGCAGGTCTACAGGCCTGTTCGGCAGCAGAAAGAGGCTGTTGGTCATGCAGTCAGAGCAGTTTATCTTTATTCTGGTATGGCAGATGTTGCAGCATATACACAGGATAAAGAGCTTTTTGATGTGTGCAAGACTCTCTTTGATGACATAGTCAAGAGGAAGATGTATATCACCGGTGCAATTGGATCATCTGCTCATGGTGAGGCATTTACATTTGAGTATGATTTGCCAAATGATACAGCGTATGCTGAGACTTGTGCATCTGTAGGTCTTATCTTTTTTGCACATCGCTTAAACAAAATAGAGCCGCATGCTAAGTATTACGATGTTGTAGAAAGGGCTCTTTATAACACCGTTATTGGTTCTATGTCGCAGGATGGTAAAAAGTATTTTTATGTGAATCCTCTTGAGGTATATCCGAAAGAAGTGGAAAAGAGGTTTGACAGACACCACGTAAAACCCGAACGTCAACCTTGGTTTGGATGTGCGTGCTGTCCGCCAAATGTTGCAAGGCTTTTAGCGTCTTTGGGAAGGTATGTTTATAGCTACAACCATGATGGGATTTACGTGAATTTATACATTGGCAGCAGTGTCCAGGTTGAAGTAGGTGGTATTAAGGTTTTGCTCCAGCAAGTGTCAAGTTATCCTTTTGAAGACATGGTCAAGATAGATTTAAAACCTTCAAAAGAAGCAAGATTTAAGCTTTATCTTAGGATTCCAGGTTGGTGTGAAAGCTATGAGGTTTATGTAAATGGGAAGAAAGAAGAGCCAGAAGAACCGCCCAGCGGCTATGTTTGCATTGAGAGGTTGTGGAAAGAAAATGACCAAGTTGTATTAAAGATACCAACAGAGGTTAAAATGGTAAGTTCACACCCGCAAGTGAGGAGCAATGTAGGTAAAGTGGCAGTTGTGAAAGGCCCTGTTGTATTTTGTGCAGAAGAAGCAGACAATGGCAAGAATTTGCATCTGCTTTTTGTTGATGTAAACAGCAAGTGCAAGTTAGAATTCGATAGCAATATTTTAGGAGGTTTGTACACAGTTGAAGTAGATGGTTTTAGGATGGCGGAAGATGATTTTGGAGAAGAGCTTTACAAGAGCCACAGACCGAAGTTTGTTCCTGTAAGAATAAAGCTCATTCCTTATTATGCTTGGGCAAATAGGGGAGTTGGCGAGATGAAGGTGTGGCTATTTGGCAAGTAA